A window of Salvia splendens isolate huo1 chromosome 8, SspV2, whole genome shotgun sequence genomic DNA:
TTTCATTATTCTGAATCCGTCTAATGTGTTCTTGCATAACAACATCAAATTCAGCAATCATTTCAATTGTGCCTAGAAAATTACCGTTATTATCTTGATAAATCTTCTCATTTGTTCCTCGCAAGGCCAAATTATTTTTAGCAAGAAACTTCACAGCAGAAACAATTCTTGTCAACACTTGTCTCCAACGCTCTTTTTCCTTTGCCACTTCCCGTTGCAAATCATCatcaattgttttatttttgttcagCCTCAACCTAAGTTCATTCCATGTACTCATACTTTTTAGATGCTCAACACTGCTCTCATGTTCTTTCAGCCTCTGACTAAGACGCTTCCAATCCCTCAGTCCATCAGATGCCAATAAAGACTTGCTATAATTTGATTTGAACAACTTGCAGCAAAAACAATATACCTTGTCCACATTCTTAGAGTAAAGCAACCACTTTCTATCGACAACCTCATTGTTAGGTAACTTCCTAGAGTAGAAAGCATATGAAAAATGTCTACCAATAGCATCTTTAGGGAATTCCAGATTCAATTCTCTCACCGGTCCCTTTTCAATTAACAAATCCCTTTTGACATTGTCAAGATTCTCCCATGTACTAGGATCAAAGATAGATAAAAGGCCATCTGAATTTTCAGTATGTAAAGAAGGTTCCCCTGAAGCCGTACCATTTGGATTTTCCGTATGCAAATTTTCCTCATTACTGTTTTCCTCATTGATCTCAACTTCTGCTATTAAACTTTGTTCCCCTGGAGCTGTAGCATCTTCATTTACCTCAACTTCTGCAGCTAAATTATGATCGTGTTCCTGTTCATGACCAGATTTCTGCCCTTGATCTTCATTAACATTAACATTGCTAGAAACTGAAAAGAACTTGTCTAAAGCACCTCTCTGCGATTCAACAAACAATTcatcttgttttcttttttttcttttttgagctCCAGACAAATGTTTCTTTGGCAACATTCCAACACCTAAATTATGTATTGGAAATTAGATATGCAAAGTCCAGAAATCTAGAAGAGAATTTGCTAAAAATTCGAGTAAAAAGTTAATAAGAGTTTGACACCTGCTGAGGTGTCCCTGCTGGTTGGCAACATCAAGTCCAAACCTTGGAACTGGGCAAAGGAGTCCCTACTGAGGCGTCCCTATTCCGTCGAGCTCACCTTCGGAATCGAGGAGAGAAGGGATTTTCAATTTTTGAGAGTAAGAGTTTGGATGTTGAGATAGAGATACCGTCATACCGATAGTGAGGAATTGGGCAAAGGAGAATTTATTGGGAATATTGGACAAGTGGGCCGGATGTTATAATTCAAACAAAAGGCTTATTTTAGTTAAATATTGGTGGTTAATTCTATATTGAGCTGACCTTGGAACATTTGGGCCAACTAGTTAAATTCAATTTTGGGCTCTAGGTGAGTACGAGAGGCAGGGCTGGAAAAAATTTTGGGCCCCAGTCCATCCTGGGCCCCTGGCCTGGGCCTTGGTTGCCTATGCCCAGAGTCGGCACTGGTTGGTGACGGTTATATCGGTATGCGATGGCGACCGGGAAGACAGGGCCGGAGCTGCAGGCTATTGAGGATAATTGGCTTGCGATGGCGAAGTTGAAGCCATTTTCGGATTGCGTTGTGGATGCGATCAATGGGATGAATATTGGCGAGGCTGAGAAGCTGAGGAAATTGAATGAGTGGATGAACCAATCTAGTTTTGACAAGTGTATCTCCAATGAGTAGGGCTGCGAAATCGCAGCCCGCCTCGACCTAGGGAATCTTTTCTGGGACTGGGATTTGCCCAGAACTAGAGAAGGATTCTATAGGTAAATCGATGAATTAACATAAAGCTAAACTAAAGAGAGGAATTCggcaaaataataaaaatacaaaaagacaaaattcagaaatataaagaagtaaattggtaaaatattaATCACACGTTACATTCCTGTACTTGGaatagaaaatgaaacaacGTCAATCTAATTAATAAAGAATAATTGTACATTAATCTTATTATATTTTTCTCGTGTACATTAGTAGTACTTAAAAAACCTTATGTCATAACAAAATTACATCCAGCTGAAGTCGCATTTTTTCATCTCTACTAACCAATATTCATAAATCCAGTAATATTATCTTCattgctttatttttttaaatcatgtTAGTTCATTGTTAAATATACTTGAACATGGTTCTCTTCCTCGCAAAATCCTTCTCCTTAATCACTGCTTAGCCtgcataaaaaaaatacaactttGATCAGAGAAAagtattaattactttttcGTCACTAATAAAGACAAGTTCTGAAAAGTGTCGAAACGATGCAATTTCCTTAAAAACTTCATCGAAAAGAATTTGAGGGTTTTGAAATTGCTGTAAATTTGTGGCATCATTGAAATGTTTCAAAAGTACGTAGTGTCAACTTAattgtatatataaaaaaaatagtgacTTGTTTACTTCTAACACGTATTTTTTACCAAATTATTTTCAACCATGGAGTGAACTTTTATGACCATTCTTGATATTCTGTACTGGATAGTAGATTTGGTGAGTGGGGATCAAAGTGATGGaaagatattaaaaatatgtgacAAGTTGCAAACTCACATGTTACACTAAAAAGAGATGAGAGTTTTTGTCCTAAAACAGTTGAAAatggaatttatttatttttccaataAAACCTTAGAACAGAGTATAAAAACTTAATTCTTAGAATGATGCAAAATAATTATGACCGTCCACACCTTctacaaaagaaaatattagtactactttTTAATAGTCATAATCTCTATTCAATtactactttttaaaaatatttacaaaaaataatcttGTGTGGCAAGTGTGGATGCATAGTTTTATTGTTATTGATTGTTGAATACCTGAGAATAGAGAAAAGTGCCAGAGATTGCAATGGCAGCACCAAGAGCATTGATTGGGTGAAGaggagtattgaagatgatgaTTGATGCTACTATCACTGATATTCTCTTCATTGTGTTGCCAATGCTAAATGTCAATGGAGATATCTCATTTAGAGACATGTATGACACTTGATTGTATAGATGGTAAAACACACTCTGAGCCACCACCCACCTGCAGTTTTTTTCACATCAGTCTTTGTGACAATGAGATGGTGACAAAGAAAAGATATTGCTATCTATTGCTATATGAAATTACCATATGAAATTACCATATGAAATTAGGTCCAATTTGAGAGACAGCCTTTTCCCAACCAACAGCCCATAGCTGTGGGCCCTCCACAGCAATAGCAAAAGGGGTGAGAATGAAAAGAGACATAATTGAGAGACAAGCATAGTAATTCATTCCTCCAACTGATTTTCCATTCATTCCTCTCTTTGAGAATATGTTCCTAAATACAAATGCCAAATTTGACAACATTGCCCCCATAAAACCTGCATCCATAAGTTCAACCGCCATTATTTCGCTTTTCAAtctcgtattttatttcattaacaGAGCACTGACGAACACGTGTCGTGTGTTCTTACCGACTAGGTTGAAATTGAGCTCGGTGGCGGCGGAGAGGGCGCAGCCGCCGATGATAGGCAGCAGGGAGAGGTAAACCGGCAACGAGAAAGCCTCTCCGAGCAATAACCTCGACACCAGAACGGTGAAAGCCGGTTCACCGCTCTTTATAATGTGAGTGAAAGAAACCGCCACTTTTGACATGCTGACGGTGGCTGCCACGTGACCTATCGTGTGCGCGGCAGCAACCTGCAGCGCACACGGTCGGTTAGTTAAATGTTTCCCATTTTAATAAATGGTACACAAAACTAGACACTAgagaatattatattatattatattatattatattatattatattatattatattatattatattatattatattatattatattatattatatttaccGGGAAAAGAGCTTTCCAGAAATCAAGGTCGGTCTCGGGGGCCTCTGCGATCCTCGTGGCCCACGAGACGAGCATGATGAGGGAGCCGGCGGCGAGCGACAGCGTCGACGTCAGccaggggaaggggaaggcgtTGAGCACTTTCTTGTTGTAGATGTTGAAGACCACGTTGAGGGCCCACCACGTGGCGAAGTAGGCCACGATCTTGGCCTTCTGCGCGGCGCCCTCCCGATCGAACTCAATGCTGATCGGGATGGGCTGCGACCGGGCCTCATAGGCATTGCACGAGACTCCGGCTCTAGGGGAGTCTTCCGGTCCAGCCACGGAGGAGCCGAAACCCGTGGCGGCGGAGATATGCAGGGGCTTGAGGAGGCACTCATCTTTCTTCGGGTGGTGCAATGTTGGGAGAGTTTGAGGTTTTGGGAGAAAAAGGGGTCTCTTGAGAAGGTTTTCGGACAATGTTGTGATGGATTGGTTTGGTGAGAAAGCCATTGTCTTTTTTCAGTTGTGTTGAGGAATGTTGTAACAAACTAGTAGTAGTAAGAGTagagatttttttatttgatttggtgtgtaactactactactactagtgGAGAGATTTTGGGGGTGAGTTTTTGAACTATACAAAATGGTTAGGACTATTTATATAGAGGGTGGCCGGGTGCGGTGGGGCCCACGCGCAACGCAAAGGCCGGCCTCTCGGGTAGGTTAGGGCTGGGGTGGATGTTGGAGTGTATATCTGCTGCCTATCAGCTGGTTGGAAGAGGCAAAGACAGAGAGGGGTGAATTGTATGCAATTTGGTGGTAACTTGGATGGAAATGTCCAATTTGGGTTGTTTTGGATTTATTGTAGATTTTGATATTGAATGAAGAAGTTGGACTTGTATTGGTATACCTCATTCTAAATTTACCTAATTTGGTTGGTG
This region includes:
- the LOC121745520 gene encoding glucose-6-phosphate/phosphate translocator 2, chloroplastic-like isoform X1 yields the protein MAFSPNQSITTLSENLLKRPLFLPKPQTLPTLHHPKKDECLLKPLHISAATGFGSSVAGPEDSPRAGVSCNAYEARSQPIPISIEFDREGAAQKAKIVAYFATWWALNVVFNIYNKKVLNAFPFPWLTSTLSLAAGSLIMLVSWATRIAEAPETDLDFWKALFPVAAAHTIGHVAATVSMSKVAVSFTHIIKSGEPAFTVLVSRLLLGEAFSLPVYLSLLPIIGGCALSAATELNFNLVGFMGAMLSNLAFVFRNIFSKRGMNGKSVGGMNYYACLSIMSLFILTPFAIAVEGPQLWAVGWEKAVSQIGPNFIWWVVAQSVFYHLYNQVSYMSLNEISPLTFSIGNTMKRISVIVASIIIFNTPLHPINALGAAIAISGTFLYSQAKQ
- the LOC121745520 gene encoding glucose-6-phosphate/phosphate translocator 2, chloroplastic-like isoform X2 is translated as MAFSPNQSITTLSENLLKRPLFLPKPQTLPTLHHPKKDECLLKPLHISAATGFGSSVAGPEDSPRAGVSCNAYEARSQPIPISIEFDREGAAQKAKIVAYFATWWALNVVFNIYNKKVLNAFPFPWLTSTLSLAAGSLIMLVSWATRIAEAPETDLDFWKALFPVAAAHTIGHVAATVSMSKVAVSFTHIIKSGEPAFTVLVSRLLLGEAFSLPVYLSLLPIIGGCALSAATELNFNLVGFMGAMLSNLAFVFRNIFSKRGMNGKSVGGMNYYACLSIMSLFILTPFAIAVEGPQLWAVGWEKAVSQIGPNFIW